The Pleurodeles waltl isolate 20211129_DDA chromosome 6, aPleWal1.hap1.20221129, whole genome shotgun sequence genome has a segment encoding these proteins:
- the LOC138299130 gene encoding lymphotoxin-alpha-like, which yields MEPVTEPTVTDAEHGRPRLQPRAQDRCWQLISLMCILALGTATTLLVLAHRHNKKESSAKDPRASAHSEASYLLPRTHERSSLEKPAAHLQGRTDKNERMVQWSDSTSHAFTRGHVQLQNNSLVIPSTGMYFVYAQVVFSGNSCPEARARYFSHKIMRFSKSYPEDLPLMAAQKTICVEATPTHVRTTTTTWFRTIYQGAVFRLDEGDRLSTQMDPLSNLDVHHDTTFFGLFAV from the exons ATGGAGCCTGTCACAGAGCCCACCGTGACTGATGCAGAGCACGGGCGACCCCGCCTGCAGCCCAGGGCACAGGACCGCTGCTGGCAGCTCATCAGCCTAATGTGCATCTTGGCGCTAGGCACTGCCACCACGCTTCTGGTGCTCGCGCATCGGCACAACAAG AAAGAATCCAGCGCCAAAGATCCGCGCGCCTCTGCCCACTCAGAAG CCTCCTACCTCTTGCCGAGGACACACGAGCGCAGCAGTCTAGAGAAGCCAGCAGCGCACCTACAAG GCAGAACTGATAAAAATGAGAGAATGGTGCAGTGGTCAGACAGCACCTCGCATGCGTTCACACGTGGTCACGTTCAACTTCAGAACAACTCCCTGGTGATCCCGTCCACGGGGATGTACTTCGTCTATGCCCAGGTGGTCTTCAGCGGCAACAGCTGCCCAGAAGCAAGAGCTCGCTACTTCTCACACAAGATCATGCGTTTCTCCAAGTCCTACCCTGAGGACTTGCCCCTGATGGCCGCCCAGAAGACAATATGCGTTGAAGCAACACCAACACATGTCAGGACAACAACCACCACCTGGTTCCGAACCATATACCAGGGTGCGGTGTTCCGCTTGGATGAGGGGGATCGGCTGTCCACGCAGATGGACCCTCTCTCCAACCTGGATGTCCACCATGACACGACTTTCTTTGGGCTGTTTGCAGTCTGA